One segment of Carya illinoinensis cultivar Pawnee chromosome 13, C.illinoinensisPawnee_v1, whole genome shotgun sequence DNA contains the following:
- the LOC122291620 gene encoding hippocampus abundant transcript-like protein 1 isoform X4: MAPNTTGVWELMRPMLHLLLPLCVHWVAEEMTVSVLVDVVTEALCPGESTCTEAIYINGLQQTIVGVFKMAILPLLGQLADEHGRKPMLILTTCTTIFPFAMLAWNQSKGFVYAYYVLRTISYILSQGSIFCIAVAYAADVVDDGKRAAAFSWITGLSSASHVLGNVLALFLPENYIFPVSIALLIICPVYMQFFLVETVKLAPERNQDLACLAKMIRVLHKRYKSMRDAATIVFSSPTLRGISLVSFFYELGMSGITYVIWYYLKAAFGFGKNQFSEILIMVEIGSIVSQMLVLPLINPLVGEKIILCIALLASIAYALFNGLAWASWVPYMSAFFKVVVVLVKPSTYAIISKASSSTNQV, encoded by the exons ATGGCGCCGAACACGACTGGGGTCTGGGAGCTGATGAGGCCTATGCTTCACTTGCTATTGCCACTCTGCGTTCATTGGGTGGCCGAGGAAATGACTGTTTCGGTTCTCGTTGACGTTGTTACGGAGGCTCTGTGTCCGGGAGAGTCAACCTGCACCGAAGCTATTTACATAAATGGTCTTCAACAAACG ATTGTTGGAGTTTTCAAGATGGCGATACTTCCACTTCTGGGCCAGCTAGCAGATGAGCATGGGCGTAAACCAATGCTCATCCTTACCACCTGTACTACCATATTTCCTTTCG CTATGCTTGCCTGGAATCAGTCCAAGGGATTTGTATATGCATACTATGTGCTCCGTACGATATCGTATATTCTAAGTCAAGGGAGTATTTTCTGCATTGCTGTTGCTTATGCG GCAGATGTTGTTGATGACGGTAAGAGGGCTGCAGCATTTAGTTGGATTACAGGTCTTTCTTCTGCTTCACATGTCTTAGGAAATGTGCTGGCACTTTTTCTTCCTGAGAATTATATTTTTCCG GTTTCAATAGCTCTCTTGATCATTTGCCCAGTTTATATGCAATTCTTTCTAGTTGAGACAGTTAAACTGGCTCCTGAGAGAAACCAAGATTTGGCTTGCTTGGCAAAGATGATTAGGGTTTTGCATAAACGATACAAATCGATGAGAGATGCCGCAACAATAGTTTTTAGCAG tCCGACGCTAAGGGGCATTTCTCTTGTTTCCTTCTTCTATGAGTTGGGAATGTCTGGCATTACATATGTCATATGG TACTACCTGAAGGCTGCTTTTGGTTTTGGAAAGAATCAATTCTCAGAAATTTTGATAATGGTCGAAATAGGTTCGATTGTTTCTCAG ATGTTGGTGCTTCCCCTAATCAATCCGCTGGttggagaaaaaataatattgtgcaTAGCTTTACTTGCATCGATAGCTTAT GCATTATTCAATGGCCTTGCTTGGGCATCATGG GTTCCATACATGAGTGCCTTTTTTAAAGTTGTAGTTGTCCTCGTAAAGCCTTCT ACTTATGCTATTATTTCAAAAGCGTCGAGCTCAACCAATCAGGTTTGA
- the LOC122291620 gene encoding hippocampus abundant transcript-like protein 1 isoform X5 — translation MKFPMYKPIIVHYLHAMLAWNQSKGFVYAYYVLRTISYILSQGSIFCIAVAYAADVVDDGKRAAAFSWITGLSSASHVLGNVLALFLPENYIFPVSIALLIICPVYMQFFLVETVKLAPERNQDLACLAKMIRVLHKRYKSMRDAATIVFSSPTLRGISLVSFFYELGMSGITYVIWYYLKAAFGFGKNQFSEILIMVEIGSIVSQMLVLPLINPLVGEKIILCIALLASIAYALFNGLAWASWVPYMSAFFKVVVVLVKPSTYAIISKASSSTNQGKAQGFIAGVEAIASFLSPLVMSPLTSWFLSDNAPFNCKGFSLVCAGISMVIALWCAGVLKPEAISSQDSESEVIEAPLLGDS, via the exons ATGAAATTTCCAATGTATAAGCCCATTATTGTTCATTACCTTCATG CTATGCTTGCCTGGAATCAGTCCAAGGGATTTGTATATGCATACTATGTGCTCCGTACGATATCGTATATTCTAAGTCAAGGGAGTATTTTCTGCATTGCTGTTGCTTATGCG GCAGATGTTGTTGATGACGGTAAGAGGGCTGCAGCATTTAGTTGGATTACAGGTCTTTCTTCTGCTTCACATGTCTTAGGAAATGTGCTGGCACTTTTTCTTCCTGAGAATTATATTTTTCCG GTTTCAATAGCTCTCTTGATCATTTGCCCAGTTTATATGCAATTCTTTCTAGTTGAGACAGTTAAACTGGCTCCTGAGAGAAACCAAGATTTGGCTTGCTTGGCAAAGATGATTAGGGTTTTGCATAAACGATACAAATCGATGAGAGATGCCGCAACAATAGTTTTTAGCAG tCCGACGCTAAGGGGCATTTCTCTTGTTTCCTTCTTCTATGAGTTGGGAATGTCTGGCATTACATATGTCATATGG TACTACCTGAAGGCTGCTTTTGGTTTTGGAAAGAATCAATTCTCAGAAATTTTGATAATGGTCGAAATAGGTTCGATTGTTTCTCAG ATGTTGGTGCTTCCCCTAATCAATCCGCTGGttggagaaaaaataatattgtgcaTAGCTTTACTTGCATCGATAGCTTAT GCATTATTCAATGGCCTTGCTTGGGCATCATGG GTTCCATACATGAGTGCCTTTTTTAAAGTTGTAGTTGTCCTCGTAAAGCCTTCT ACTTATGCTATTATTTCAAAAGCGTCGAGCTCAACCAATCAG GGAAAAGCACAAGGATTTATTGCTGGGGTGGAGGCAATAGCAAGTTTTTTATCACCACTTGTCATGAGCCCATTAACTT CATGGTTCCTGTCTGACAATGCTCCATTCAACTGCAAAGGTTTCAGCCTAGTATGCGCAGGAATATCCATG GTTATTGCTTTATGGTGCGCTGGCGTGCTCAAACCTGAAGCAATCTCAAGCCAAGACTCAGAGTCGGAGGTCATTGAAGCACCACTTCTAGGTGATAGTTGA
- the LOC122291620 gene encoding hippocampus abundant transcript-like protein 1 isoform X3, whose translation MAILPLLGQLADEHGRKPMLILTTCTTIFPFAMLAWNQSKGFVYAYYVLRTISYILSQGSIFCIAVAYAADVVDDGKRAAAFSWITGLSSASHVLGNVLALFLPENYIFPVSIALLIICPVYMQFFLVETVKLAPERNQDLACLAKMIRVLHKRYKSMRDAATIVFSSPTLRGISLVSFFYELGMSGITYVIWYYLKAAFGFGKNQFSEILIMVEIGSIVSQMLVLPLINPLVGEKIILCIALLASIAYALFNGLAWASWVPYMSAFFKVVVVLVKPSTYAIISKASSSTNQGKAQGFIAGVEAIASFLSPLVMSPLTSWFLSDNAPFNCKGFSLVCAGISMVIALWCAGVLKPEAISSQDSESEVIEAPLLGDS comes from the exons ATGGCGATACTTCCACTTCTGGGCCAGCTAGCAGATGAGCATGGGCGTAAACCAATGCTCATCCTTACCACCTGTACTACCATATTTCCTTTCG CTATGCTTGCCTGGAATCAGTCCAAGGGATTTGTATATGCATACTATGTGCTCCGTACGATATCGTATATTCTAAGTCAAGGGAGTATTTTCTGCATTGCTGTTGCTTATGCG GCAGATGTTGTTGATGACGGTAAGAGGGCTGCAGCATTTAGTTGGATTACAGGTCTTTCTTCTGCTTCACATGTCTTAGGAAATGTGCTGGCACTTTTTCTTCCTGAGAATTATATTTTTCCG GTTTCAATAGCTCTCTTGATCATTTGCCCAGTTTATATGCAATTCTTTCTAGTTGAGACAGTTAAACTGGCTCCTGAGAGAAACCAAGATTTGGCTTGCTTGGCAAAGATGATTAGGGTTTTGCATAAACGATACAAATCGATGAGAGATGCCGCAACAATAGTTTTTAGCAG tCCGACGCTAAGGGGCATTTCTCTTGTTTCCTTCTTCTATGAGTTGGGAATGTCTGGCATTACATATGTCATATGG TACTACCTGAAGGCTGCTTTTGGTTTTGGAAAGAATCAATTCTCAGAAATTTTGATAATGGTCGAAATAGGTTCGATTGTTTCTCAG ATGTTGGTGCTTCCCCTAATCAATCCGCTGGttggagaaaaaataatattgtgcaTAGCTTTACTTGCATCGATAGCTTAT GCATTATTCAATGGCCTTGCTTGGGCATCATGG GTTCCATACATGAGTGCCTTTTTTAAAGTTGTAGTTGTCCTCGTAAAGCCTTCT ACTTATGCTATTATTTCAAAAGCGTCGAGCTCAACCAATCAG GGAAAAGCACAAGGATTTATTGCTGGGGTGGAGGCAATAGCAAGTTTTTTATCACCACTTGTCATGAGCCCATTAACTT CATGGTTCCTGTCTGACAATGCTCCATTCAACTGCAAAGGTTTCAGCCTAGTATGCGCAGGAATATCCATG GTTATTGCTTTATGGTGCGCTGGCGTGCTCAAACCTGAAGCAATCTCAAGCCAAGACTCAGAGTCGGAGGTCATTGAAGCACCACTTCTAGGTGATAGTTGA
- the LOC122291772 gene encoding pentatricopeptide repeat-containing protein At2g27610-like yields the protein MTFGRLLRLFGDTRCIPKGRAVHGKIITSGFRPDVYANNHLISLYAKSNRMDDARKVFDAMPERNLISWSALISGYSQTGIEEEALNCFRLMVIDGFNPNPYTYVGAISACASIGDARAGKEIHGRIYRHEQELNGRVSNCLVNMYGKCGLLNSARLVFDATLKPDLVSWTSILACYCQCGENLEGLKIFMQSQKEGVEVSEFSCATMLGACAALENLKVGMQLHSLVMKCGLGLDNFVMTALINLYAKCGELHSSHRAFLEVDKPQLQAWTALMGGYAQQGKERDAIDLFHKFHSSGLKPGERTFSSVLGAFANMADVEVGKQLHSLIIKMGFISFIFVGNAVLDFYSKCGLLRESSKTFEEMREHDVVSWNALISGHLRSGHHGEAVELLKDMLIERFEPNHYTYSGILSICGDLPAIEWGRQTHGCIMKPGFNTNVVVGSALIDMYAKCGRVSEARKVFDNLITKNLVSWNTMLVGYAQHGFGREALEIYSMMQRNGIEPNDITFLGVLSACGHVGLVEEGWGYFNSMIRDHGITPRTDHIASLVSLFARKGQTKRAFEFIRSFPMDPDKVVWRCLLSGCKIHKNLSLARYAAEKILSIDPEDTSAHITLSNIYAEAKMWNEVAKVRKIMKMKDLKKDTGYSWAELKNKIYYFSATHYRQFQETNLHQVLDGLTEQLFDAGYVPDAMFLLHPSD from the coding sequence ATGACTTTTGGTCGTCTTCTGCGCCTTTTTGGCGACACCAGATGTATCCCCAAAGGCAGAGCAGTCCATGGCAAGATTATCACATCTGGGTTCCGCCCGGATGTCTATGCAAACAACCATTTGATCTCATTGTACGCAAAGTCCAATCGTATGGATGATGCTCGCAAAGTGTTTGATGCAATGCCTGAAAGGAATCTTATTTCGTGGTCTGCTTTGATATCTGGGTATTCCCAAACTGGTATCGAAGAAGAAGCCTTAAATTGTTTCAGATTAATGGTTATTGATGGTTTCAATCCAAATCCTTATACATATGTTGGAGCCATATCTGCTTGTGCTAGTATAGGTGACGCACGAGCTGGTAAGGAGATTCATGGAAGGATTTATAGACATGAGCAAGAGTTGAATGGCCGAGTCAGTAATTGCTTGGTCAATATGTATGGGAAATGTGGTTTGTTGAACTCTGCACGGCTTGTGTTTGATGCAACTTTGAAGCCGGATTTAGTTTCTTGGACTTCGATACTTGCCTGTTATTGTCAATGTGGGGAAAATCTGGAGGGGTTAAAGATTTTCATGCAATCACAGAAGGAAGGAGTGGAAGTTAGTGAATTTTCTTGTGCAACTATGTTGGGAGCTTGTGCTGCGCTTGAGAACCTGAAGGTTGGGATGCAATTGCATTCCCTTGTCATGAAGTGTGGGCTTGGATTAGACAACTTCGTTATGACAGCATTGATAAATCTTTATGCCAAGTGTGGAGAATTACACTCTAGTCATCGGGCATTTTTGGAGGTGGACAAGCCACAGTTGCAGGCTTGGACTGCATTAATGGGAGGCTATGCTcaacaaggaaaagaaagagacgCCATTGATCTTTTCCACAAGTTCCATTCTTCGGGTTTGAAACCTGGTGAAAGGACATTCTCGTCAGTACTTGGAGCATTTGCAAACATGGCAGACGTTGAAGTTGGAAAACAACTCCACTCTTTGATCATTAAAATGGGattcatttcattcatatttGTTGGCAACGCGGTTCTGGATTTTTACTCAAAATGTGGGCTTCTCAGGGAATCATCGAAGACTTTCGAGGAAATGCGTGAACATGATGTTGTCTCCTGGAATGCATTGATTTCTGGGCATCTTAGATCAGGTCATCATGGAGAAGCCGTTGAACTTCTAAAGGATATGTTGATCGAACGATTTGAACCTAATCATTACACATATTCTGGCATTTTGAGCATCTGTGGTGATCTCCCAGCCATCGAGTGGGGGAGACAAACACATGGCTGCATCATGAAACCTGGGTTCAACACCAATGTGGTTGTAGGGAGTGCTCTTATAGACATGTATGCTAAGTGCGGAAGAGTAAGTGAAGCTCGGAAAGTTTTTGATAACCTAATTACAAAAAACTTAGTTTCTTGGAATACCATGCTTGTGGGATATGCACAACATGGTTTTGGCAGAGAAGCTTTAGAGATCTATAGCATGATGCAGAGAAATGGGATTGAGCCTAATGATATAACATTTCTTGGAGTATTATCTGCCTGTGGGCATGTGGGACTTGTAGAGGAGGGATGGGGCTACTTTAATTCCATGATCAGAGACCATGGTATTACCCCAAGGACAGATCATATAGCTTCTTTGGTCAGCCTTTTTGCCCGTAAAGGACAGACAAAAAGAGCTTTTGAGTTCATAAGGAGTTTTCCCATGGATCCTGATAAGGTGGTCTGGCGGTGTCTCTTGTCTGGCTGTAAAATTCACAAGAATTTGTCTCTAGCAAGATATGCTGCAGAGAAGATTTTGAGTATTGATCCAGAAGATACTTCGGCTCATATCACCCTATCAAATATATATGCTGAGGCCAAAATGTGGAATGAAGTAgcaaaagtgagaaaaataatgaaGATGAAGGATTTAAAGAAAGACACAGGATATAGCTGGGCtgaattgaagaacaaaatatattactttTCTGCAACTCATTATAGACAATTCCAAGAAACCAATCTCCATCAGGTTTTGGATGGGTTAACAGAGCAGTTGTTTGATGCAGGATACGTACCTGATGCCATGTTCTTATTGCACCCCAGTGACTAA
- the LOC122291620 gene encoding hippocampus abundant transcript-like protein 1 isoform X1, protein MAPNTTGVWELMRPMLHLLLPLCVHWVAEEMTVSVLVDVVTEALCPGESTCTEAIYINGLQQTIVGVFKMAILPLLGQLADEHGRKPMLILTTCTTIFPFAMLAWNQSKGFVYAYYVLRTISYILSQGSIFCIAVAYAADVVDDGKRAAAFSWITGLSSASHVLGNVLALFLPENYIFPVSIALLIICPVYMQFFLVETVKLAPERNQDLACLAKMIRVLHKRYKSMRDAATIVFSSPTLRGISLVSFFYELGMSGITYVIWYYLKAAFGFGKNQFSEILIMVEIGSIVSQMLVLPLINPLVGEKIILCIALLASIAYALFNGLAWASWVPYMSAFFKVVVVLVKPSTYAIISKASSSTNQGKAQGFIAGVEAIASFLSPLVMSPLTSWFLSDNAPFNCKGFSLVCAGISMVIALWCAGVLKPEAISSQDSESEVIEAPLLGDS, encoded by the exons ATGGCGCCGAACACGACTGGGGTCTGGGAGCTGATGAGGCCTATGCTTCACTTGCTATTGCCACTCTGCGTTCATTGGGTGGCCGAGGAAATGACTGTTTCGGTTCTCGTTGACGTTGTTACGGAGGCTCTGTGTCCGGGAGAGTCAACCTGCACCGAAGCTATTTACATAAATGGTCTTCAACAAACG ATTGTTGGAGTTTTCAAGATGGCGATACTTCCACTTCTGGGCCAGCTAGCAGATGAGCATGGGCGTAAACCAATGCTCATCCTTACCACCTGTACTACCATATTTCCTTTCG CTATGCTTGCCTGGAATCAGTCCAAGGGATTTGTATATGCATACTATGTGCTCCGTACGATATCGTATATTCTAAGTCAAGGGAGTATTTTCTGCATTGCTGTTGCTTATGCG GCAGATGTTGTTGATGACGGTAAGAGGGCTGCAGCATTTAGTTGGATTACAGGTCTTTCTTCTGCTTCACATGTCTTAGGAAATGTGCTGGCACTTTTTCTTCCTGAGAATTATATTTTTCCG GTTTCAATAGCTCTCTTGATCATTTGCCCAGTTTATATGCAATTCTTTCTAGTTGAGACAGTTAAACTGGCTCCTGAGAGAAACCAAGATTTGGCTTGCTTGGCAAAGATGATTAGGGTTTTGCATAAACGATACAAATCGATGAGAGATGCCGCAACAATAGTTTTTAGCAG tCCGACGCTAAGGGGCATTTCTCTTGTTTCCTTCTTCTATGAGTTGGGAATGTCTGGCATTACATATGTCATATGG TACTACCTGAAGGCTGCTTTTGGTTTTGGAAAGAATCAATTCTCAGAAATTTTGATAATGGTCGAAATAGGTTCGATTGTTTCTCAG ATGTTGGTGCTTCCCCTAATCAATCCGCTGGttggagaaaaaataatattgtgcaTAGCTTTACTTGCATCGATAGCTTAT GCATTATTCAATGGCCTTGCTTGGGCATCATGG GTTCCATACATGAGTGCCTTTTTTAAAGTTGTAGTTGTCCTCGTAAAGCCTTCT ACTTATGCTATTATTTCAAAAGCGTCGAGCTCAACCAATCAG GGAAAAGCACAAGGATTTATTGCTGGGGTGGAGGCAATAGCAAGTTTTTTATCACCACTTGTCATGAGCCCATTAACTT CATGGTTCCTGTCTGACAATGCTCCATTCAACTGCAAAGGTTTCAGCCTAGTATGCGCAGGAATATCCATG GTTATTGCTTTATGGTGCGCTGGCGTGCTCAAACCTGAAGCAATCTCAAGCCAAGACTCAGAGTCGGAGGTCATTGAAGCACCACTTCTAGGTGATAGTTGA
- the LOC122291774 gene encoding copper transport protein ATX1-like, whose protein sequence is MSQTVVLKVGMSCEGCVGAVKRVLGKMEGVDSYDIDLKEQKVTVKGNVQPEAVLQTVSKTGKKTSFWEAGEPAEPVAAA, encoded by the exons ATGTCTCAG ACAGTTGTTCTCAAGGTTGGTATGTCATGTGAAGGTTGCGTTGGGGCCGTGAAAAGGGTTTTGGGAAAAATGGAAG GTGTAGACTCCTATGATATTGATTTGAAGGAGCAGAAGGTGACAGTGAAAGGCAATGTGCAGCCTGAGGCAGTTCTGCAGACTGTTTCAAAAACTGGAAAGAAGACTAGCTTCTGGGAAGCTGGAGAACCAGCCGAACCTGTGGCTGCAGCTTAA
- the LOC122291620 gene encoding hippocampus abundant transcript-like protein 1 isoform X2 — protein sequence MICLKCIYLKLDMIVGVFKMAILPLLGQLADEHGRKPMLILTTCTTIFPFAMLAWNQSKGFVYAYYVLRTISYILSQGSIFCIAVAYAADVVDDGKRAAAFSWITGLSSASHVLGNVLALFLPENYIFPVSIALLIICPVYMQFFLVETVKLAPERNQDLACLAKMIRVLHKRYKSMRDAATIVFSSPTLRGISLVSFFYELGMSGITYVIWYYLKAAFGFGKNQFSEILIMVEIGSIVSQMLVLPLINPLVGEKIILCIALLASIAYALFNGLAWASWVPYMSAFFKVVVVLVKPSTYAIISKASSSTNQGKAQGFIAGVEAIASFLSPLVMSPLTSWFLSDNAPFNCKGFSLVCAGISMVIALWCAGVLKPEAISSQDSESEVIEAPLLGDS from the exons ATGATTTGCTTGAAGTGTATTTATCTTAAGCTGGATATG ATTGTTGGAGTTTTCAAGATGGCGATACTTCCACTTCTGGGCCAGCTAGCAGATGAGCATGGGCGTAAACCAATGCTCATCCTTACCACCTGTACTACCATATTTCCTTTCG CTATGCTTGCCTGGAATCAGTCCAAGGGATTTGTATATGCATACTATGTGCTCCGTACGATATCGTATATTCTAAGTCAAGGGAGTATTTTCTGCATTGCTGTTGCTTATGCG GCAGATGTTGTTGATGACGGTAAGAGGGCTGCAGCATTTAGTTGGATTACAGGTCTTTCTTCTGCTTCACATGTCTTAGGAAATGTGCTGGCACTTTTTCTTCCTGAGAATTATATTTTTCCG GTTTCAATAGCTCTCTTGATCATTTGCCCAGTTTATATGCAATTCTTTCTAGTTGAGACAGTTAAACTGGCTCCTGAGAGAAACCAAGATTTGGCTTGCTTGGCAAAGATGATTAGGGTTTTGCATAAACGATACAAATCGATGAGAGATGCCGCAACAATAGTTTTTAGCAG tCCGACGCTAAGGGGCATTTCTCTTGTTTCCTTCTTCTATGAGTTGGGAATGTCTGGCATTACATATGTCATATGG TACTACCTGAAGGCTGCTTTTGGTTTTGGAAAGAATCAATTCTCAGAAATTTTGATAATGGTCGAAATAGGTTCGATTGTTTCTCAG ATGTTGGTGCTTCCCCTAATCAATCCGCTGGttggagaaaaaataatattgtgcaTAGCTTTACTTGCATCGATAGCTTAT GCATTATTCAATGGCCTTGCTTGGGCATCATGG GTTCCATACATGAGTGCCTTTTTTAAAGTTGTAGTTGTCCTCGTAAAGCCTTCT ACTTATGCTATTATTTCAAAAGCGTCGAGCTCAACCAATCAG GGAAAAGCACAAGGATTTATTGCTGGGGTGGAGGCAATAGCAAGTTTTTTATCACCACTTGTCATGAGCCCATTAACTT CATGGTTCCTGTCTGACAATGCTCCATTCAACTGCAAAGGTTTCAGCCTAGTATGCGCAGGAATATCCATG GTTATTGCTTTATGGTGCGCTGGCGTGCTCAAACCTGAAGCAATCTCAAGCCAAGACTCAGAGTCGGAGGTCATTGAAGCACCACTTCTAGGTGATAGTTGA